Below is a window of Planctomycetes bacterium MalM25 DNA.
GCCCAGCGGCGTGTCGAGCGCGTCGGCGGTCTCTTGGTGCGTTAGTTCGCCCACGATGACCATGAGCAAAGCCTCGCGCATCTCGTCCGGCAGCCGGGCGAGGGCGGCCTGCATCTGGTCGGTGTAGCCGAGCTGCAGCGGGTCTTCGTCTTCGATCGAGTAGTCGAGCACCTGATCGCCCGAGACGGCCGGCAGCGTCCGGCCCACCCGCCGCCAACGGTCGGCCGACCGGCGGCGGAGGATCGAGGCGAGCCACGCCCGCTCGCCCCGTTGCGAGTCGAAACGGTCGCGGCTGGTCCAGGCGCTGCGGAAGGTCTCTTGGACGATCTCCTCGGCGTCGTGCGCATCGCCCAGGAGCCGGTACGCCAGCCGGTAGAGGGCGGGCCCGTGCTCATCGACGAGCGACTGGAAATCGGTTCGGTTTAAAGCCATCCGTCTATCGGCTGTATCGGCTCAAGCCCCGGTGTGATTCGCCGGTTCTTGGGATCCGGGTTGGGACTCCGTCGCGGCGAGAGGGCGTTCATTCCCCCTCAACCTCGTTGGGTTCTAAGTGACATTTCGTCTCGGCGACGACCCGCTATTGCCTTTCGAGCCCGCTTTGTCCCGCTGTCTCAGGGGAATCCGGCCGGGGACAAGCGCTCGGGGCGCCGCGTAAGTCCTTTTGTAGTATCCTATTAGGAACCCTCCGATCCCCCTAACATTTTGTCGCCAGCGTCGCATGCGGTTCGGAAAGCCCGCCAAAAGCCGCTCGACCGACCGCCCGGCCGCCTGGGGACGCCGCGGCCCCAGCCTGCGGCTCGCCGCCCTGCTGGCCGGGCTGCTGCTGGTGCTGGCCGCTCAGGCCCGCCTCGGCCAGCCCGAAACGCACCGCGCCCTTGGCCGCGTGCTCGGCGAAGAGACCGCCGCGACCGTGGCCCCCCCGTCCGATCAACCCGCGCTCGTGCCCGCTGGGCGGCTCGGGTCGGTCACCGACAACACCCCGTTCCGCGATCAGGAGCAAGACGCCTGGTTCGAGGTGATCGCCGCCCTGCAAGCGACCGAGCCCGAGACGCTCGCCGCTCAATCGCTCGGCGCCGTCGGCTACGCCGCGTTCAGCTCGCAACCCGAGGCGTACCGCGGGCGCGTCGTCGGCGTCGCCGGCACGGTCCGCCGAGTCGAAGCGGTCACGCCGGCGGAGAACGAACTGGGAGTCGAGCAGCTGTGGCGCGTAACACTCGAACCGCGCGGCGGTGAGGTCTGGCCGATCACGGTCTACACGCTCGAGGCGCCACGCGACGCGACCGAGCCGTACGACGCCTCGGCGGTGGGCGTCTTCTTCAAGAAGCTCTCCTACCGCTGGGCGGAGGGCGTCGGCGTCACGCCGGTGATCCTCGCACGGCGCCTGGAGGTCACGCTTGATCCGCCGTCCGTGACAAAGGCGGCGCCGGCGTTGGCTGCCAACGAGCCCGAAGCCGACTTCGACACGCCGGAGAGCGGCTCCCTGGGACGCGCCCTGCTGAGCGACCTCGGCTTCGACCTCACGACGTTCGACGACGTGACCGATCGCCAGCCGCTCGCCTCGCGCGACGGTCCCGCCTTCTACGGGATGCTGGGCGTCGTGGCGAAGACGCCGCCGGCGCAGCTCGTGCGTCTGGCGCGCGTCGGGTTGGACGATTACGCCGCCCGCCGACTCAAGGACAACGCCGGCGCCACGCGCCGCGAGCTGCTCACCGCGCGGGCGATCGAGAAGGAGCGCCGGCGCAAAAACTACTCGGTCATCCCGCTGTTCGACGACGGCGCCAACGAACGGGGCGAGCTGATCACGCTCGACGCGATCGTCCGCCGCGCCGTGCGCGTCGACGCCAGCCGGAGCGACCTCGCCAAAGAGAACGGCGTCGATCATTACTACGAGCTCGAGGCGTTCACCGAGGACTCGCAAAACTTGCCGCTCGTATTCGTCGTCCGTGACCTGCCCGCCGGTTTCCCCGTAGGGGACCAGGTCCGGCAGCCTGCGCGGCTGGCCGGCTTCTTCTTCAAGCAGTGGGCGTACCGGACCCGCAAACGAGCCGACGACGCCCCCGGCGTCGACCGCCGGCAGTTCGCCCCGCTGCTGATCGGCCGTTCGCCGATCCCCTTGGCCGCGCCCGATCCCGCGTCCCGGCGGCCCGGGCTGACCATCGGCCTGCTGGCGACCCTCGGTCTGGCGGGCGTGGCGGCGGCGTTGTGGCGACTCGGCCGCCGCGACCGCCGGTACGAAGCGACCACGCTCTCCCGCTACCGAGCGAGCACCACGAACGACGAGCTCGACTTCGACCGGCTCGACGATCTGGCCACCGCCGAGCGCCCCGCGCCCTAGCACGCACTCCCCCGGTCGCCGATGATCGACCGCTCTCCGCCCCGCCCTGCCCCCCGATCCCTCCATGCCCGACGACGCCCCACCGAAGAAGAAGCAGGGCTACGGCGCCGACCCGACGCATCACTACGGCTGGGTCACGCCCCGCTTCTGGCACGGCATGCTGCCGCTGGCGTTCTGGAAGTTCGTGATCAGCCGGGGCTGCCGTGTGAACTTCCGCGGCGCGCTGACGTGCGTCTCGATCACGCTGATCGGCCTGTTCCACCTCTTCGCGAAGGGGATCAACTGGCTCGTTTTCGGCCGCAAGCTCCGCCTCGCTCGGCCGACGTCGCCGCCGCTCTTCGTGCTGGGGCACTGGCGGAGCGGCACGACGTTGCTGCACGAGCTGCTGATCCGCGACCCGCGGCACGTCTACCCGACGACCTTTGAGTGCTTCGCGCCGCACCACTTCCTGGTGACCGAGTCGTGGCTCACGCCCCTCATCGGCTGGCTGCTGCCGAAGAAGCGGCCGATGGACAACGTCGCCACGGGCTGGGAACGCCCGCAAGAGGACGAGTTCGCTCTCTGCAGCCTCGGCCTGCCGACGCCCTACCGCAGCTGGGCCTTCCCCGATCAGGGGCCCGTCAATCAAGAGTGGCTCACGCTCGATGAGGTCTCCGAGAAAGACCGCACGCGCTGGGGCGAGGCGCTCCGCCGGTTTGTCTCGTCGCTGTCGTTCAAACGGCACGGCCGCGTGATCCTCAAGTCGCCGCCGCACACCGCGCGGATCAAGACGCTGCTCGAGGTCTTCCCCGACGCGCGGTTCGTTCACATCAGCCGCGACCCGCTGAAGCTCTTCCCCTCGACCGTCCGGCTCTGGAAATCGCTCGCCGACGTGCAGAGCCTGCAGGGCTACCGCGACGAGTACCCCTGGATCGAAGAAGAAGTCTTCTCAAACCTCACCCGCATGTACGAGGCGTACGACCGCGACCGGCCGCTGATCCCCGAGGGCCGGCTGGTCGAGGTGAGCTACGAGGATTTGGTCGCCGACCCCAAGGCGACGCTCCGCTCGGTCTACGAAGACCTCGGCCTGGGCGACTTCGCCAACGCCGAACCGGGCGTCGACGCCTACCTCGCCGAGGAGAAGGGCTACAAGACCAACCGCTTCGAGCTGCCCGAGGAAGTGAAGACAAAGATTGCAGAGCGTTGGGGCGGTTACGCGGAGCGGTGGGGGTACGAGTTGGCCTGAGCCGGTCCCTGGGTGCTATAATTGGAGCATGACCAAAACCCTCGAAGCAGCGATCGAACGCCTCCGAGAACTCCCCGAGGAGCAGCAGGAGTCGCTAGCGCGAATCCTGCTAGAAGAGATCGAAGCCCACGACGAATGGGACGCTTCGACAGGGGCGAACCCACAACGCGTCGCCGAGATCTCCACCGAGGTGCGTGCTGCCTACCATCGCGGCGAATGCGAACCGCTTGATCCGGACAAGCTATGAGGTCGCTGGTTACGCCCTCTTTTCGCCGACAGTATGCTTCGCTTCCGAGACGCATACGCGAACGCGCTAGGCGATCCTACAAGCGTTTCGCCCAAGACCCGTTCGACCCGGCACTGAGTTTCAAACGGCTCAACACGAGAGAAGCGTGGTGGTCTGTACGTGTCCCGGGAGGCTACCGAGCGGTCGGTCTTCGTGAAGAGGATCAGATGATCTTGTGGTTCTTCATCGGCACCCACGCCGAATACGATCGACTGCTTGCTGGCAAGTGAGCCTCTCGGTGCGATTTCAATCATATGGCGACTCGACGCTCGTTGTCGAACAAACGCAGATCGTTGGTTCCCGGCCAACCGGCGTGACGGACATTGTCCCCGCGTTCGGCTCCTGCGCTGTTCACTTCGACCCGACGCTCACGTCCCTTGTAGCGGTCGCAACGTGGCTCGATTCCATCTCCTCGGATTCTCTAGCGCGTGGCGATACCAAGCTCGCCGAGCTGTCAATCGCCTACGGCGGTGAGTTCGGTCCCGACTTAGAATCCATCGCTTCCCGCGCCGGGCTTGCGGCCGATGAGGTCATCCGGCGCCACGCGGCGGCGGAGTACCGGGTGGGGGCGATCGGCTTCCAGCCGGGGTTCCCGTACCTCGAAGGCCTGCCGGCCGAACTGCACACGCCCCGGCAGGCGACGCCGCGGACGCGTGTCGCCGCGGGCTCGGTTGGGATCGGCGGTCCGTACACGGGGGTCTACCCGAGCGAGTCGCCCGGCGGGTGGAACCTGATCGGCCGCACGCCGCTCACGCTGTTCGATCCGCTGCGCGCCGAGCCATCGCTGCTGCGCACCGGCGACCGCGTCCGGTTTCGGCCGATCGACGCCGAGGAGTTCGCAAGGCTCGCCGCCGAGAGCGCTCCGACACCGCCACCCGTCACGGTTCCGCCAGAGCGACCGCTCTTTCGCGTTATCAGCCCCGGCGTGCAAACGACCGTGCAGGGGCTCGGGCGATTCGGCCAACAGCACCTGGGCGTCGGGCCGGGCGGGGCGATGGACACGCGGTCGCTGCGGCTGGCGAACCTGCTGGTCGGCAACGACCAAGCCGCGCCAGCGATCGAGGCGACGCTCGTCGGCCCGGTGCTCGAGTGCCTCGAGGCGGTCACCGTCGGCGTCGCCGGCGCCCTGCCTTCTGCGAGGCGGCTCCGTTTCAACGAGGGCCAGCAGATCGATCTCCGCCAGCTCACCGGGGGCGCTAGGGCCTACCTCGCGCTGCCCGGCGGAGTCACGGGCGAGGTCGGTGAACCGTTGCGAGCAAATCGAACGATCGGCTCGCTGGCCCCCTCACAAGTCGACCTACGGAACCGCGAGCCGCTTGGTAAGGCTACGCTCGGCTCGGTCGCGTGGCCGCTGCCCGCCGGCGAAGTGACGCTGCGGGTGCTGCCCGGCCCGGACGCGCCGCGTTTCTCGGAGGAAGCTCTCGATCGCCTCCGCCAAACCGAGTGGACTATCACGCCCCAATCGAACCGCATGGGACTCCGCTGCGACGGGCCGCCGCTTGACGCGCCCGCCGACGACGACGCGCCGTCGCAGCCCGTCGTCACCGGCGCCGTGCAGGTCCCGCCCGACGGCCAGCCGATCGTCCTCGCCGCCGATCGCCAGACGCTCGGCGGCTATCCGGTGATCGGCGTGGTCGCGTCGGTCGATTGGCCCCGCCTCGGCCAGCTGCGCCCGGACGACACGTTCCGGTTCGAGCCGATCGATCTGCCAACCGCGCAGCGTCTCCGTCGCCAAGCCGAACGCGAGATCGCGATCGCAGCGGTGGGCCTTCGGCTATCCTGACCGCCATGAGAACGATCGACCTCAACGCCGACGTGGGAGAGGGCTCGCCGCACGACGCCGAGCTGATCCCGTTGCTGACCTCCGCGAACATCGCCTGCGGCGGCCACGCGGGGGATGAGCGAGCGATGGAGGCCGCCGCGCGCGTGGCGATCGAACACGGCGTGGTGATCGGCGCGCACCCGGGCCACGAGGACCGCGAGCACTTCGGCCGCCGCGAGCTGCCGATCACGCCCGACGAGCTGCTCGCGCTGCTCAACCGCCAGGTGAGCCGCCTGCACGCGATCGTCCGCGGCCTCGGCGGAGAGGTGCGGTACCTCAAGCTCCACGGCGCGCTGTACCACCAAGCGGGGCGCGACGCGGCGCTTGCCGAGGCGGCCGTCCGTTTCGTCCACGAGTTCCACGTGCCACTGGCGCTATTGGGGCGTACGCACAGCTCGCTCGACGCGGCCGCCAATCGGGGGGAGGTCCCCTTCGGCTGCGAAGCCTTCCCGGACCGAGCCTACACCCCCGACGGGCTCCTCGTGCCGCGGCGAGAAAGCGGCGCCCTCCTTACCGACGAGGAAGAGATCGCTGCCCAAGCGCTACGGTTCGTTCAGGACGGCGTCCCAAGCCAGAGTCAGCGAATGGGGGTCTACGCCGATGCGGAGAGCCTCTGTCTTCACGGCGATTCTCCAGGCGCCCTCGCCGGCGCTCAAGCGATACGGCGTGTTCTGAACCAGCATAAGATCGGTCTGGGGCCCTTCGCTGGCTGATCAAAGGCCCGCGAATAGCTCAACAGCTAAATCATTCGCGCTGATTCGCGTGATTCGTGGGCAAACTCAAACCCGCCGAGCGTGAACCACCCGCTCCCGCCCCGCGAGGTCCTTGAGCGTCGCCACGAACTCCAGGCCCGCCGCTTCGCGCACGAGGCCCTCGACGCGCGGCGCGATCGAGGGGCCGATCTCGATCAGCAGCTGGCCCCCCTCGTTGAGCCGGGCGAGCGCCTCGGCGAGGAGACGCTCGATCACGTCGGTCCCTTCGGGGCCGCCGTCGAGCGCCAGGTGGGGCTCGTGGTCGCGGACGGTCGCGTCGAGGTCGATCAGTTCGTTCGTCGTCACGTAGGGCGGGTTGCTCACGATCAGGTCGAACGTCCGCGTCTCCTTGAGCCGGGCAAACAGGTCGCTCTCGGTCGCGTAGACGCGATCGTTCACGCCGTGCTTCTCCGCGTTCTTGTTCGCGAGGGCGACCGCCTGCGGGCTGATATCGATCGCGATGACCTTCACGCCGGGCGCCTGGCTCGCCAGCGCGACGGCGACCGCGCCGGCCCCCGTGCCGACGTCGGCGATCATCGGTTCGTCGACGCCGCCCTCCTTCAGGAGGTCGAGCGCCGTGACGACCAGCAGCTCGGTGTCGGGGCGCGGGATGAGCACGCCCTCCTCGACGTCGAACTCGAGCGAGTAGAACTCCTTGCGCCCCACCAAGTAAGCGACCGGCGAGCCGTCGCCCCGCTTCTTCACGAGCGCCTTGAACGCGTCGCGAACCGCCGTGGGGGGTACCTCCTCGAATCGCGTGTACAGCTCGATCCGCTTGCACCCCATCGCCTCGGCGAGGAGGACCTCGGCGTCGAGGCGGGGCGAATCGACCTCGCGCGACTTGAAGAAGTCGGTCGTCCAGTCGAGCAGCCGCAGAACCGACCAGGGCGGGTCTTTAGACATAGGACCCTCGCACAGGAAGATCCGCCGCAGAACCAATTGGGAATGCGGAATGGGGAATGGGGAACGAAGCGCAAGCGATGCTTGAGCTCCTGCTATTCCGTATTCCCCATTCCGCATTCCCCATTAGTCGAGTCCTCCCATCGCGTCCCGCACCGCCTGGCGGTCGTGGTCGATGAGCGCGTCGGTGACCATCTGGAGGTCGCCGGCGATGATCTGGTCGAGCTTGTAGATCGTCAGGCCGATGCGGTGATCGGTCAGGCGGTTCTCGGGGAAGTTGTACGTGCGGATCCGCTGGCTCCGGTCGCCCGACCCGACGAGGCCCTTCCGCTCCTCGGAGCGTTTGGCCATCTCCTGCTGCTGCAGTTGGTCGTAGACGCGTGACTTCAAGACCCGGAGCGCCTTCGCGAGGTTCTTGTGCTGCGACTTCTCATCCTGGCACTGCACGACGATCTTGGTCTCGTAGTGCGTCAGACGGATGGCCGATTCGGTCTTGTTCACGTGCTGGCCGCCGGGACCCGACGCGTTGAACTTGTCGATGCGGTAGTCGTCAGGCGTGAGCTCGACCTCCACGTCCTCCGGCTCGGGCATCACCGCGACCGTGGCGGCCGACGTGTGGATGCGGCCCTGGGTCTCGGTCTTCGGGACGCGCTGCACGCGGTGCCCGCCCGATTCGTACTGCAGCTCGCGGTAAACACCGTCTCCTTCGAGGGCGAGCGAGATCTCTTTGAACCCGCCCAGCTCGGTCGGGCTGGCGTCGAGGATCTCGAACTTCCACTTCTTCGTCTCGCCGTGCCGCTTGTACATCTCGTACAGGTCACGGGCGAAGAGGGCGGCCTCGTCGCCGCCGGTGCCGGCGCGGATCTCCATGAGGCACCGCGTCCGGTTGGCGTCCTCGCCACCGAGGGTCATCGTGAGCAGCTCGTCCCACAGCGCCTCGCGGCCATCGATGAGCTCGGGCAGCTCCGCCTCGGCGAGCTCGCGGAGGTCGGCGTCGTCGCCGGCGACCATCTCGCGGGCTTCGTCGATCTGCTTGCAAAGGTCCTTGAAGCCGCGGTACTTGCCCGCGAGCTTCGCGAGCGAGCCGTGCTCGCGCGCCGTGTTCGCCAACCGAGACGAGTCGGAGAGCACTTCCTGATCGACCAGGTCACGCTCGAGCTGCTCGAAGCGGGCGAGCTTGTTTTCGAGCAGGTCACGCATGCGAAGATCGGAAGCAAAGAAAAACGGCGAGCCGCAAGCGTCGGCGCCCGGAGCGGCACGCGCTAGACTCCGGGCGCTGACGCTTGCGGCTCGCCGATAAAGATCGACGTCGCGTCGTTACTTCTTCTTTTTGAGGCTCGCGTAGCCGGCCGACGAGAACTTCTTCTTGAACTTGTCGATGCGACCTGCGGTGTCCACGAACTTGAGCTTGCCCGTGTAGAACGGGTGGCACGAGTTGCAGATGTCGATCTTCAGCTCGGGACGCGTGCTGCGCGTCGTGAAGGAGTTGCCACAACCGCAGGTGACCTGGGTTTCGTGGTACTCGGGGTGGATTTCGGCCTGCATCGGGGAGTCCTCGGGTGAGTCGGCCTGGGTTGTGCAGGCCCTGTGCGGGGGGCGGTGAACCGCCAAGCCCCGCAATATAGGGGCTCGGGGGCCGTGGCTCAAGCCTCGCCATCCCCTGTTTCCGACGTTTGACGGGGGCTCGATTCGGGCGGGACCCGTAGCCGATCGACCAGCACCGTGTCGATCAGCAGCTGGAGGGCGTGGTAGACAATCATCGGCAGGATCGCCAGCGATCCGTACTCCATCGCGACACTCAGGCCCACCGCGAGGGTCTTCTGGCTGCCCGCCACGGCCGACGCCAGGGCCTCCGGTCGGGGGACGCCCGCCCCGCGGGAGGCGGACCAGGCGATCGCGAACAGAGCCGTGTGGACCGCTGCGGCCGCCACGATCAGCCCCCCCCACACCGTGGGCCCGAGCCGAGTCGCCGGATCGGTCAGCACCGCACCGGTCCGCACCGCGCCGATCAGCACCATGCCGAGCAAACCGAGCTGGGCGGCCAGGCTCAGACGCTTCCGGTGGCGATCGCTCCACGCCCGGAAACCGCTCGCCTTGCGGAGCATCTGCCCGAGCGCGATCGGCGCCACCACGATCAGCAGCAGCCGCGTGCCGAGCGCCACGGCGTCGATCTCGGCGCCTTGGCCCAGCAGCGTCCACGCCCAGGCGGGCAGGACGAGGAACGACAGGAGGTTCGTCACGACCGTCACGCCGAGAGCGACCGCCTCGACGCCCCCGCCACGCCGGGTCCAAACGGCGGCCGAGGCGAGCGTGCAGGGGGAGAGGGCGGCGATCACCAGACCGAGCGCGAGCTCACTCGGCAAACCGCGTCCGGCGAGCCAGGCGAGCGGGCCGGCCAGTCCGGCGTTC
It encodes the following:
- the prfA_2 gene encoding Peptide chain release factor RF1 is translated as MRDLLENKLARFEQLERDLVDQEVLSDSSRLANTAREHGSLAKLAGKYRGFKDLCKQIDEAREMVAGDDADLRELAEAELPELIDGREALWDELLTMTLGGEDANRTRCLMEIRAGTGGDEAALFARDLYEMYKRHGETKKWKFEILDASPTELGGFKEISLALEGDGVYRELQYESGGHRVQRVPKTETQGRIHTSAATVAVMPEPEDVEVELTPDDYRIDKFNASGPGGQHVNKTESAIRLTHYETKIVVQCQDEKSQHKNLAKALRVLKSRVYDQLQQQEMAKRSEERKGLVGSGDRSQRIRTYNFPENRLTDHRIGLTIYKLDQIIAGDLQMVTDALIDHDRQAVRDAMGGLD
- a CDS encoding Sodium Bile acid symporter family protein; this encodes MIAAVGRQWFLLALAGVLVVGSAAHATLAAFTASIPKDALVFAIMLAMSAPLDLKRSLNSRTAALAVAIGVGVNAGLAGPLAWLAGRGLPSELALGLVIAALSPCTLASAAVWTRRGGGVEAVALGVTVVTNLLSFLVLPAWAWTLLGQGAEIDAVALGTRLLLIVVAPIALGQMLRKASGFRAWSDRHRKRLSLAAQLGLLGMVLIGAVRTGAVLTDPATRLGPTVWGGLIVAAAAVHTALFAIAWSASRGAGVPRPEALASAVAGSQKTLAVGLSVAMEYGSLAILPMIVYHALQLLIDTVLVDRLRVPPESSPRQTSETGDGEA
- a CDS encoding Sulfotransferase domain protein codes for the protein MPDDAPPKKKQGYGADPTHHYGWVTPRFWHGMLPLAFWKFVISRGCRVNFRGALTCVSITLIGLFHLFAKGINWLVFGRKLRLARPTSPPLFVLGHWRSGTTLLHELLIRDPRHVYPTTFECFAPHHFLVTESWLTPLIGWLLPKKRPMDNVATGWERPQEDEFALCSLGLPTPYRSWAFPDQGPVNQEWLTLDEVSEKDRTRWGEALRRFVSSLSFKRHGRVILKSPPHTARIKTLLEVFPDARFVHISRDPLKLFPSTVRLWKSLADVQSLQGYRDEYPWIEEEVFSNLTRMYEAYDRDRPLIPEGRLVEVSYEDLVADPKATLRSVYEDLGLGDFANAEPGVDAYLAEEKGYKTNRFELPEEVKTKIAERWGGYAERWGYELA
- the sigW_4 gene encoding ECF RNA polymerase sigma factor SigW; translated protein: MALNRTDFQSLVDEHGPALYRLAYRLLGDAHDAEEIVQETFRSAWTSRDRFDSQRGERAWLASILRRRSADRWRRVGRTLPAVSGDQVLDYSIEDEDPLQLGYTDQMQAALARLPDEMREALLMVIVGELTHQETADALDTPLGTILSRVSRGRKRLREELLAIEQAEASAAAGR
- the kipA gene encoding KipI antagonist; protein product: MRFQSYGDSTLVVEQTQIVGSRPTGVTDIVPAFGSCAVHFDPTLTSLVAVATWLDSISSDSLARGDTKLAELSIAYGGEFGPDLESIASRAGLAADEVIRRHAAAEYRVGAIGFQPGFPYLEGLPAELHTPRQATPRTRVAAGSVGIGGPYTGVYPSESPGGWNLIGRTPLTLFDPLRAEPSLLRTGDRVRFRPIDAEEFARLAAESAPTPPPVTVPPERPLFRVISPGVQTTVQGLGRFGQQHLGVGPGGAMDTRSLRLANLLVGNDQAAPAIEATLVGPVLECLEAVTVGVAGALPSARRLRFNEGQQIDLRQLTGGARAYLALPGGVTGEVGEPLRANRTIGSLAPSQVDLRNREPLGKATLGSVAWPLPAGEVTLRVLPGPDAPRFSEEALDRLRQTEWTITPQSNRMGLRCDGPPLDAPADDDAPSQPVVTGAVQVPPDGQPIVLAADRQTLGGYPVIGVVASVDWPRLGQLRPDDTFRFEPIDLPTAQRLRRQAEREIAIAAVGLRLS
- the prmC gene encoding Release factor glutamine methyltransferase; amino-acid sequence: MSKDPPWSVLRLLDWTTDFFKSREVDSPRLDAEVLLAEAMGCKRIELYTRFEEVPPTAVRDAFKALVKKRGDGSPVAYLVGRKEFYSLEFDVEEGVLIPRPDTELLVVTALDLLKEGGVDEPMIADVGTGAGAVAVALASQAPGVKVIAIDISPQAVALANKNAEKHGVNDRVYATESDLFARLKETRTFDLIVSNPPYVTTNELIDLDATVRDHEPHLALDGGPEGTDVIERLLAEALARLNEGGQLLIEIGPSIAPRVEGLVREAAGLEFVATLKDLAGRERVVHARRV
- a CDS encoding LamB/YcsF family protein, with amino-acid sequence MRTIDLNADVGEGSPHDAELIPLLTSANIACGGHAGDERAMEAAARVAIEHGVVIGAHPGHEDREHFGRRELPITPDELLALLNRQVSRLHAIVRGLGGEVRYLKLHGALYHQAGRDAALAEAAVRFVHEFHVPLALLGRTHSSLDAAANRGEVPFGCEAFPDRAYTPDGLLVPRRESGALLTDEEEIAAQALRFVQDGVPSQSQRMGVYADAESLCLHGDSPGALAGAQAIRRVLNQHKIGLGPFAG
- the rpmE gene encoding 50S ribosomal protein L31, with the protein product MQAEIHPEYHETQVTCGCGNSFTTRSTRPELKIDICNSCHPFYTGKLKFVDTAGRIDKFKKKFSSAGYASLKKKK